A portion of the Betaproteobacteria bacterium genome contains these proteins:
- a CDS encoding TolC family protein, which produces MSRTVAALVCAALLAGCSFAPKYERPQVDPPSAWRTPDAEGGSLAELAWWQLFQDEALRALIQIALAENRDLMIASARVEQARAQAGVVNSALFPQIGASGSAARERYSE; this is translated from the coding sequence GTGAGCAGGACCGTCGCGGCCCTGGTCTGCGCTGCGCTGCTGGCAGGCTGTTCCTTCGCGCCGAAGTACGAGCGCCCGCAAGTCGACCCGCCGTCTGCATGGCGAACGCCGGATGCCGAAGGCGGCTCGCTCGCCGAGCTGGCGTGGTGGCAGCTCTTCCAGGACGAAGCGCTGCGGGCGCTCATCCAGATCGCGCTCGCCGAGAACCGGGACCTCATGATCGCATCGGCCCGCGTCGAGCAGGCGCGTGCCCAGGCCGGCGTGGTGAACTCCGCGCTCTTTCCGCAGATCGGGGCCAGCGGTTCCGCGGCGCGCGAGCGATACTCGGAAC
- a CDS encoding MFS transporter — protein sequence MSEPPAATAAAPVAAGDEIVWLGLARKWWVMAVTTPSVVLAEVAVTALLLSNTLILQGLDTDMYRYQWATGPYLVLLILAPLLSVPLVASYGSQRTFLAGAVLAGAGFVVAALAESLYAMIVARLLMSAKGLVLAVALSQMWLAFPRRKGLAMAVVNAATYGGLFVGTAVGGFLEFQTSWRSIYGVAGVTFLVLAVTGHRALVRDQPAQPVPLRLNPLEILLLTASIAVAVFVVLRGQYFGWFDSNLVAFSIAGGTLAFAGFVWTTLTSTDPLVNLRLAGFRTLALTLPVIALFAGAAVGMLITLPSYLQLRGYPSVVEGWILFFPAVAILSSCLASGFLYGRKTNLVALWAGLASSLAGGLWFLQADLYTAKATVSAMLCVWAAGAGLVFPTALRLTFSGQNAAAVRQLAGVKVALRSSATLLLAFTAVIVIQRGTDVGQDSLGQRVNRNNPAYAQVLERVEQHVVSRGSAPAIAKEQAAGVVGSWVAYNAQAVGQRAGRRFLLAANALALLIALFIPLRPEENLLADDARDFAWGWSDRVQPRSVTQSGNAS from the coding sequence ATGAGCGAACCACCTGCCGCCACGGCTGCTGCCCCGGTTGCCGCCGGCGACGAGATCGTCTGGCTCGGGCTTGCCCGCAAGTGGTGGGTGATGGCGGTGACGACGCCGAGTGTCGTCCTGGCCGAGGTGGCGGTCACCGCACTGCTTCTGTCCAACACGCTCATCCTGCAGGGCCTGGACACCGACATGTACCGCTACCAGTGGGCGACCGGCCCGTACCTGGTGCTGCTCATCCTCGCTCCGCTGCTGAGCGTGCCTCTCGTCGCGAGCTACGGTTCGCAACGCACCTTCCTCGCGGGCGCGGTACTCGCGGGCGCCGGTTTCGTCGTGGCTGCCCTTGCCGAGTCGCTCTACGCGATGATCGTGGCGCGCCTGCTGATGAGCGCGAAGGGCCTGGTGCTCGCGGTGGCACTCTCGCAGATGTGGCTCGCCTTCCCGCGCCGCAAGGGACTCGCCATGGCCGTCGTCAATGCCGCGACCTACGGCGGCCTGTTCGTCGGCACTGCGGTGGGCGGGTTCCTCGAATTCCAGACGTCCTGGCGCAGCATCTATGGCGTCGCCGGCGTGACCTTTCTCGTCCTCGCCGTCACCGGCCATCGCGCCCTCGTCCGCGACCAGCCGGCGCAGCCCGTGCCGCTCCGGCTGAACCCGCTCGAAATCCTGCTGCTGACGGCGTCGATCGCCGTCGCCGTCTTCGTCGTGCTGCGCGGCCAATATTTCGGCTGGTTCGATTCGAACCTTGTCGCCTTCTCCATCGCGGGCGGCACCCTCGCATTTGCCGGCTTCGTCTGGACGACGCTTACCTCGACCGACCCGCTCGTCAACCTGCGGCTTGCGGGGTTTCGCACGCTCGCGCTGACGCTGCCCGTCATCGCCCTCTTCGCCGGTGCGGCGGTGGGAATGTTGATCACGCTGCCCAGCTATTTACAGTTGCGCGGATATCCGAGCGTGGTCGAGGGATGGATCCTCTTCTTTCCCGCCGTCGCGATCCTCAGCTCCTGTCTCGCCAGCGGTTTCCTCTATGGTCGCAAGACGAACCTCGTCGCGCTCTGGGCCGGACTTGCGTCGAGCCTCGCGGGCGGACTGTGGTTTCTGCAGGCGGATCTGTACACCGCCAAGGCGACCGTGAGCGCGATGCTGTGCGTCTGGGCTGCGGGGGCCGGCCTGGTATTTCCGACCGCGCTGCGTCTTACCTTCTCGGGACAGAATGCGGCGGCGGTGCGCCAGCTCGCGGGGGTGAAGGTGGCGCTGCGATCCTCCGCCACCCTGCTTCTGGCATTCACTGCCGTGATCGTCATCCAACGTGGCACCGACGTCGGTCAGGACTCGCTGGGGCAGCGAGTGAACCGGAACAACCCCGCCTACGCGCAGGTGCTGGAACGCGTCGAACAGCATGTCGTCTCGCGCGGAAGTGCGCCCGCCATCGCGAAGGAGCAGGCCGCCGGCGTCGTCGGCTCATGGGTCGCCTACAATGCGCAAGCCGTCGGCCAGCGCGCGGGGCGGCGATTTCTGCTGGCCGCCAACGCGCTCGCGCTGCTCATCGCATTGTTCATCCCGCTGCGTCCGGAGGAGAACCTCCTCGCCGACGACGCGCGCGACTTCGCCTGGGGATGGAGCGACCGGGTGCAGCCGCGATCCGTCACGCAGTCCGGAAACGCCTCGTGA